A window from Physeter macrocephalus isolate SW-GA chromosome 11, ASM283717v5, whole genome shotgun sequence encodes these proteins:
- the LOC102989187 gene encoding LOW QUALITY PROTEIN: U2 small nuclear ribonucleoprotein A'-like (The sequence of the model RefSeq protein was modified relative to this genomic sequence to represent the inferred CDS: inserted 2 bases in 1 codon) yields MVKLTVELIEQAAQYTNAVRDRELDLRGYKIPVIENLGATLDQFDAIDFSDNEIRKLDGFPLLRRLKTLLVNNNRICRIGEGLDQALPCLTELILTNNSLMELGDLDPLASLKSLTYRSILRNPVTNKKHYRLYVIYKVPQIRVLDFQKVKLKEHQEAEKMFKGKQGAQLAKDIARRSKTFNPGAGLPTDKKRXGPSPGYVEAIKNAIANTSTLPEVEQLKGLLQSGQIRGRECRSGPTDDGEEEMEEDRVTNGS; encoded by the exons ATGGTGAAACTGACGGTGGAGCTGATAGAGCAGGCGGCGCAATACACCAACGCCGTGCGGGACCGCGAGCTGGACCTGCGGGGGTATAAAATTCCTGTCATTGAAAATCTAGGCGCTACCTTAGACCAGTTTGATGCCATTGATTTTTCTGACAATGAAATCAGGAAACTGGATGGTTTTCCTTTGTTGAGAAGACTGAAAACATTATTAGTGAACAACAACAGAATATGCCGTATAGGTGAGGGACTTGATCAGGCTCTGCCCTGTCTGACAGAACTCATTCTCACCAACAACAGTCTTATGGAATTGGGTGATCTGGACCCTTTGGCATCTCTCAAATCATTGACTTATCGAAGTATTCTAAGAAATCCTGTAACAAATAAGAAGCATTACAGACTATATGTGATTTATAAAGTTCCACAAATCAGAGTACTGGATTTCCAGAAGGTGAAACTAAAAGAGCATCAGGAAGCAGAGAAAATGTTCAAGGGCAAACAGGGTGCACAACTTGCAAAGGATATTGCCAGGAGAAGCAAAACTTTCAATCCAGGTGCTGGTTTGCCAACTGACAAAAAAAG TGGGCCATCTCCAGGGTATGTGGAAGCAATCAAGAATGCTATAGCAAACACGTCAACTTTGCCTGAAGTGGAGCAGCTGAAGGGCTTGCTTCAGTCCGGTCAGATACGTGGCAGAGAATGCAGATCAGGCCCCACTGATGATGGTGAAGAGGAGATGGAAGAAGACAGAGTCACAAATGGGTCCTGA